A region of Spongiibacter tropicus DSM 19543 DNA encodes the following proteins:
- a CDS encoding efflux RND transporter permease subunit yields the protein MINAILRLSVERRFLMLSLILVLVGVGVWSFQRLPIDAVPDITNVQVQINTEAPGYSPLEAEQRITFPVETALYGLPNLSYTRSLSRYGLSQVTVVFEEGTDIYFARNLINERLGAIKSALPPGLEPEMGPIATGLGEIFMYTVEALPGATQADGSPLDTTGLREIQDWIIKPQLAQVPGVIEINTVGGYEKQYHVTPSPQRLLEFSITVDELVSALRANNTNRGAGYIERNGQQLLVRSPGQLATIGDIEQVVIANRDGAPVRVADVAEVAIGKELRTGAATRDGRETVMGTAMMLVGENSRAVAQAVAEKLEAIQPSLPDGVKVEAVYDRTALVDKAIATVEKNLLEGALLVIVVLFLLLGNLRAALITAAVIPLSMLATITGMVRSGVSANLMSLGALDFGLIVDGAVIIVENCIRRLSQAQHQGQLALKERLQLVFEATNEVIRPSLFGVAIITVVYLPIFALTGVEGKMFHPMAATVVMALLAAMVLSLTVVPAAVAVFMGGKISEKESPVISGAKSLYRPALWVAMRFRWLVLGGATALVAVCLWLATTLGSEFIPQLDEGDIALHALRIPGTGLEQSIEMQSQLEERLKAFPEVDKVFAKIGTPEVATDPMPPSVADNFVILKPRSQWPNPDKTKDDLVAEMAAAVEMLPGNKYEFTQPIEMRFNELISGVRADLGIKVFGDDLDQLLASANDVLEVVESMEGAADARVEQVTGLPMLSVHPKRMALSRYGLTVDDLQDLVAAGVGGENAGLIYEGDRRFQLVVRLPEDIRRDVDSLADLPVPLPDGGYVPLSEVAELELAPAPNQISRENGKRRVVVTANVRDRDLGGFVEEAQARIADDVDLPPGYWLDYGGTFEQLQSASQRLAIVVPVTLAIILALLVMAFGSLKDALIIFTGVPLALTGGVLSLWLRDMPLSISAGVGFIALSGVAVLNGLVMIAFIRDLWHEQGDLMKAIVEGALIRLRPVLMTALVASLGFVPMALNTGTGAEVQRPLATVVIGGIISSTLLTLFVLPVLYALLHGRSASNSTPTGDIKHDTDS from the coding sequence ATGATCAATGCCATCTTACGTCTCTCGGTAGAGCGACGGTTTTTAATGTTATCCCTTATTCTGGTGCTGGTCGGCGTGGGCGTGTGGAGTTTTCAGCGCCTGCCCATCGACGCGGTACCGGATATCACCAATGTCCAGGTACAGATCAACACCGAGGCACCGGGCTATTCCCCCTTGGAGGCAGAGCAACGCATCACCTTCCCGGTGGAAACGGCCTTGTACGGCCTGCCCAACCTGTCCTATACCCGGTCCCTGTCCCGCTACGGCCTGTCCCAGGTCACGGTGGTGTTCGAGGAAGGCACGGACATCTATTTCGCCCGCAATCTGATCAATGAGCGCTTGGGCGCCATCAAGAGCGCGCTGCCACCCGGACTGGAGCCGGAGATGGGTCCCATCGCCACGGGCTTGGGCGAGATCTTCATGTACACCGTAGAAGCCCTGCCCGGCGCCACTCAAGCGGATGGCAGCCCCCTGGATACTACAGGGCTGCGGGAAATCCAGGACTGGATTATCAAGCCCCAGTTGGCCCAGGTGCCCGGTGTGATCGAAATCAACACCGTCGGCGGCTACGAAAAGCAGTACCACGTCACGCCATCACCCCAACGATTGCTGGAGTTCAGCATCACGGTGGATGAACTGGTCAGCGCCCTGCGGGCCAATAACACCAATCGCGGCGCCGGCTATATCGAACGCAACGGTCAACAGCTATTGGTGCGCTCGCCCGGGCAGCTGGCCACCATTGGCGATATTGAACAGGTGGTGATTGCCAACCGGGATGGTGCGCCAGTCCGGGTAGCCGATGTAGCTGAAGTGGCCATTGGCAAGGAGCTGCGCACCGGCGCCGCCACCCGCGACGGCAGGGAAACAGTGATGGGCACGGCCATGATGCTGGTGGGAGAAAACTCCCGGGCGGTAGCACAGGCGGTGGCCGAGAAACTGGAGGCCATTCAGCCCTCCCTGCCCGACGGCGTCAAGGTGGAGGCGGTATACGACCGCACAGCCCTGGTGGACAAGGCGATTGCCACGGTGGAGAAGAACCTGCTCGAAGGGGCGCTGCTGGTGATCGTGGTACTGTTTCTATTGCTCGGCAACCTGCGCGCTGCCTTGATCACGGCAGCAGTCATTCCGCTTTCGATGCTGGCCACCATAACCGGCATGGTGCGGTCTGGCGTGTCCGCCAATTTGATGAGTCTGGGAGCGCTGGACTTCGGCCTGATCGTCGACGGCGCGGTCATCATCGTCGAGAACTGTATCCGGCGCCTGTCCCAGGCCCAGCACCAGGGTCAGTTGGCTCTCAAGGAACGTCTGCAATTGGTGTTCGAGGCCACCAACGAAGTGATTCGTCCCAGCCTGTTTGGTGTCGCCATCATTACTGTGGTGTACCTGCCGATCTTTGCCCTCACCGGGGTCGAGGGCAAGATGTTCCACCCCATGGCGGCCACTGTCGTAATGGCACTGCTGGCGGCCATGGTGCTGTCACTGACCGTGGTGCCCGCCGCTGTGGCGGTCTTTATGGGGGGCAAGATCAGCGAAAAGGAAAGCCCGGTAATCAGCGGCGCCAAATCGCTCTACAGGCCCGCGCTATGGGTGGCCATGAGGTTCCGCTGGCTGGTGTTGGGCGGCGCGACCGCGCTGGTAGCGGTCTGTCTCTGGCTGGCGACCACCCTGGGGTCGGAATTTATTCCACAACTGGATGAAGGGGATATTGCTCTCCATGCCCTGCGCATCCCGGGCACCGGACTGGAGCAATCTATCGAGATGCAGTCGCAGCTGGAAGAACGGCTGAAGGCGTTTCCGGAGGTAGACAAGGTGTTTGCCAAGATCGGCACGCCGGAAGTGGCCACCGACCCCATGCCCCCCAGCGTGGCGGACAACTTTGTCATCTTGAAGCCCCGCAGCCAATGGCCGAATCCAGACAAAACCAAGGATGATCTGGTGGCGGAAATGGCAGCAGCGGTGGAAATGCTTCCTGGCAACAAGTATGAGTTCACCCAACCCATCGAAATGCGCTTCAACGAGCTGATCTCCGGCGTGCGCGCCGATCTCGGCATCAAGGTATTCGGCGATGACCTGGATCAGTTGCTGGCATCGGCCAACGACGTCCTTGAGGTTGTGGAATCCATGGAGGGCGCCGCCGATGCCCGGGTCGAACAGGTGACCGGCCTGCCCATGCTGTCGGTACACCCCAAGCGCATGGCGCTATCCCGCTACGGGCTGACGGTGGATGATCTCCAGGATCTGGTGGCAGCCGGTGTCGGGGGCGAAAACGCCGGCCTGATTTACGAAGGCGACCGCCGCTTCCAGTTGGTGGTGCGTCTTCCCGAAGACATCCGCCGGGATGTGGACAGCCTCGCGGACCTGCCAGTCCCCCTGCCGGACGGTGGCTATGTGCCCTTGTCGGAAGTGGCCGAGCTGGAGTTAGCTCCGGCGCCCAACCAGATCAGCCGGGAAAACGGCAAACGTCGGGTGGTGGTCACCGCCAACGTGCGGGACCGTGATCTGGGCGGATTTGTCGAGGAAGCACAGGCGCGCATTGCGGACGACGTGGACCTACCTCCCGGATACTGGCTCGATTACGGCGGTACCTTCGAGCAACTGCAGTCCGCCAGTCAGCGGCTTGCCATCGTGGTGCCCGTGACACTCGCCATCATCCTCGCACTATTAGTGATGGCCTTCGGCTCCCTCAAGGATGCCCTGATCATCTTCACCGGCGTGCCACTGGCCCTTACCGGCGGGGTTCTGTCCCTGTGGCTGCGAGACATGCCCCTGTCCATCTCGGCGGGTGTTGGCTTTATCGCCCTCTCCGGGGTGGCGGTGCTGAACGGTCTGGTGATGATCGCCTTTATCCGCGATCTGTGGCACGAGCAGGGTGACCTGATGAAGGCCATTGTCGAAGGCGCCCTGATCCGCTTACGGCCGGTATTGATGACTGCCCTGGTAGCAAGCCTCGGCTTTGTGCCCATGGCCCTCAATACCGGCACCGGCGCCGAAGTCCAGCGTCCTCTGGCGACCGTGGTGATCGGCGGGATTATCTCGTCCACCCTGTTGACGTTGTTTGTACTCCCTGTGCTCTATGCGTTGCTGCATGGCAGAAGTGCGAGTAACTCCACGCCCACAGGCGACATTAAGCACGACACTGATAGTTAA